The Arachis hypogaea cultivar Tifrunner chromosome 16, arahy.Tifrunner.gnm2.J5K5, whole genome shotgun sequence genome contains a region encoding:
- the LOC112756400 gene encoding NADH dehydrogenase [ubiquinone] iron-sulfur protein 5-B produces the protein MASGWGINGNKGRCYDFWIDFSECMSRCREPKDCELLREDYLECLHHSKEFRRRNRIYKEEQRKIRAAARKDKEDEAVKGHH, from the exons ATGGCGTCAGGGTGGGGAATCAATGGGAACAAAGGTCGTTGCTATGATTTCTGGATTGACTTCAGCGAATGCATGTCTCGCTGCCGTGAGCCCAAGGACTGCGAGCTCCTCCGCGAGGACTACCTCGAGTGCCTCCATCACTCCAAAGag TTTCGACGAAGAAACAGGATTTACAAGGAAGAACAGCGCAAAATAAGAGCTGCTGCTAGGAAAGATAAGGAAGATGAGGCTGTTAAAGGACATCATTAG
- the LOC140179980 gene encoding uncharacterized protein, translated as MDFVLVQTGTGCEAAPPVPGGGVVPMETRQQQRSPPRDTTQTHERRPFGGTGDNHAKIMQELCHRMQDLERRLAEREHDQRTPKQSPTRSRSRSRSRGEEDARRESDELRRTTRVPVIIGATPFHRSVLEVRLPKHFDKLTDMKYDGTQDPLEHLTAFEARMNLEGVGDEVRCRAFPVTLAGPAIRWFNNLPQGSVTQFSDISHAFLAQFTTRIVKAKHPINLLGVTQRPGKSTRKYLDRFNDECLKIDGLTDSVASLCLTNGLSNEDFRKHLTTKSVWTMQEIQCVAKEYINDEEVSRVMAANKRQPAYNQGRHYEGREKPKEHARDGGPSKAPKPFPRVGKFTNYTPLTASITEVYQQIAEKGILSKPRPLKDRTGGNKNLYCEYHKGYGHKTQDCFDLKDALEQAIRDGKLADFSHLIREPRRRSRDHDSENRSRSIRRRQEPEGDDHDLTVVNVVTARNTAPRSRSAWKKDAKVLAISTSSVRGSRGFPPISFGPEDQWFDEAPESPPMVITARVGTGLVKRILVDMGTDSNIMFRNVFDVLRLRDADLTTHQHSVVGLGDHFIKPDGIISLPTSVGQGQKRRTVMADFVILRDSTSNNIILGRKTINDLGAAISTKLLVMKFITDDGSVGSIKGDLETAVACDHASLSLRKKSKEASGVFLADLDARIDDKPRPEPEGDLEKFRVGEEDDKFTFINRNLPHEMKEPLMEMIRANADLFAWTPADMPGIDPRLVSHHLAVKAGTKPVAQRRRKMSQERAEEVARQTASLLEAGFIRELDYSTWLSNMVLVKKHNGRWRMCVDYSDLNKACPKDCYPLPNIDALVDAAAGYRVMPFGLKNEGATYQRLMNKIFSELIGKTVEVYVDDILAKTARPDDLLSDLDGVFSSLRQHGMRLNPLKCAFAMEAGKFLGFMITQRGVEANPEKCQAVIQMKSPGCIKDVQRLAGRLTALSRFLGASAARALPFFNLMRKGMTFEWTPACEEAFNHFKEILAAPPVLGKPRAGEPLYLYLSVTEEALAAVLVREEGKTQQPVYFVSRVFQGPELRYSKLEKLALALLISSRRLRQYFQSHRIVVRTDQAIRQVLQKPDLAGRMMT; from the exons ATGGACTTCGTGCTAGTCCAAACTGGGACAGGCTGCGAGGCCGCGCCCCCTGTGCCTGGAGGAGGCGTCGTTCCGATGGAAACTCGACAACAACAGAGGTCGCCTCCAAGGGACACGACGCaaactcacgaaagacgcccctTCGGAGGGACTGGCGACAACCACGCAAAGATAATGCAAGAGCTATGCCATAGGATGCAAGACTTGGAACGCAGGCTAGCAGAAAGAGAACACGACCAGCGCACCCCGAAGCAGAGCCCCACTCGCTCCCGTTCAAGGAGCCGCTCGAG GGGCGAAGAGGACGCCCGTCGGGAGAGCGATGAACTGAGAAGAACTACCCGGGTACCCGTCATAATAGGAGCGACCCCCTTCCACCGTTCCGTACTCGAGGTCCGGCTGCCGAAACATTTTGACAAGCTAACGGACATGAAGTACGATGGAACACAAGATCCCCTGGAACACTTGACGGctttcgaggccaggatgaacctagaaggggTGGGAGACGAGGTCAGATGTCGAGCCTTCCCGGTCACCTTGGCGGGCCCAGCGATACGGTGGTTCAACAACCTCCCGCAGGGCTCGGTGACCCAATTCTCCGACATCAGCCACGCCTTCTTGGCTCAATTCACGACCAGGATTGTCAAAGCCAAACATCCAATCAATTTGCTAGGAGTGACACAAAGACCCGGGAAGTCGACCAGGAAGTACCTGGACCGTTTCAATGACGAGTGCTTGAAAATCGACGGTCTGACGGACTCCGTGGCAAGTCTGTGCTTGACGAACGGGCTCTCGAATGAGGACTTCAGGAAGCACCTCACCACAAAGTCCGTTTGGACAATGCAAGAGATCCAGTGCGTGGCCAAAGAGTACATCAATGACGAAGAAGTCAGCCGGGTCATGgctgccaacaaacggcagccCGCTTACAACCAAGGCCGGCACTATGAAGGCAGAGAAAAACCAAAGGAACACGCCAGGGATGGCGGTCCGAGTAAAGCACCCAAACCGTTCCCCCGAGTTGGGAAGTTCACCAACTATACCCCCCTCACGGCATCAATCAccgaagtttaccaacagatagcGGAAAAGGGGATACTGTCAAAGCCCCGACCTCTGAAGGACAGGACGGGAGGAAATAAGAACCTCTACTGCGAGTATCACAAGGGTTATgggcacaagacccaagactgcttcgACCTAAAAGACGCCCTGGAACAAGCTATCAGGGATGGGAAACTCGCCGATTTCTCCCACCTTATAAGGGAGCCAAGGAGACGCAGCCGGGACCACGATAGCGAAAACAGATCCCGGTCAATAAGGCGACGACAGGAACCAGAGGGTGACGACCACGACCTCACGGTGGTAAACGTGGTGACGGCTAGGAACACCGCCCCAAGGTCAAGGTCGGCATGGAAAAAAGACGCCAAGGTCCTAGCGATCTCCACCTCGTCTGTTAGGGGTTCCCGGGGGTTCCCACCCATCTCCTTCGGACCAGAGGACCAATGGTTTGACGAGGCGCCAGAAAGTccgcccatggtcatcacggccagggTCGGAACGGGCCTCGTCAAGCGAATCCTGGTAGATATGGGGAcagactcaaacatcatgtttCGAAACGTTTTCGATGTCCTGAGACTAAGAGACGCCGACCTGACGACCCACCAGCACAGTGTGGTAGGGTTAGGGGACCATTTCATCAAGCCGGATGGAATCATCTCACTCCCGACCTCCGTGGGACAGGGGCAGAAGCGACGAACAGTCATGGCAGACTTTGTAATATTACGAGATTCCACGTCTAATAACATCATCCTGGGAAGAAAAACCATCAATGACCTGGGGGCGGCTATTAGTACAAAGCTACTGGTGATGAAGTTCATCACTGATGACGGATCCGTAGGATCCATCAAAGGCGACTTGGAAACGGCGGTCGCTTGCGACCACGCCAGCCTTTCTCTCAGgaaaaagtccaaagaagcatctgGGGTCTTCCTTGCCGACCTGGACGCCAGGATAGACGACAAACCCAGACCAGAGCCAGAAGGAGACTTGGAAAAGTTCAGGGTCGGCGAGGAGGACGATAAATTCACATTCATAAACAGAAACCTCCCCCATGAGATGAAGGAGCCTTTGATGGAAATGATCAGGGctaatgccgacctctttgcctggacgcCTGCCGATATGCCCGGGATAGATCCCCGGCTTGTATCGCATCATCTGGCCGTCAAAGCGGGAACCAAGCCAGTGGCCCAGAGGAGGAGAAAGATGTCGCAGGAAAGGGCAGAAGAGGTAgccaggcagacggccagcctcctcGAAGCAGGGTTCATCCGGGAACTGGACTACTCGACTTGGTTGTCGAACATGGTCCTGGTTAAAAAACACAATGGGagatggagaatgtgcgtagactactcTGACCTCAACAAGGCGTGCCCCAAGGATTGCTACCCCCTGCCTAACATTGACGCACTCGTCGACGCAGCGGCggggtaccg GGTAATGCCTTTCGGTTTGAAAAATGAGGGGGCcacgtaccaaaggctgatgaacaagatattcagtGAACTCATAGGCAAAACAGtagaagtctacgtggatgacatactCGCGAAGACCGCGCGACCCGACGACCTCCTGAGCGACCTTGATGGCGTTTTTTCGTCACTAAGGCAGCACGGCATGAGGCTTAATCCGCTCAAGTGCGCGTTTGCcatggaggccggaaagttcctgggattcatgatCACTCAAAGAGGAGTGGAAGCCAACCCCGAGAAGTGCCAAGCAGTTatccagatgaagagcccgggttgtATTAAGGACGTCCAACGACTTGCCGGGAGGCTAACGGCTTTATCCCGATTCCTCGGAGCGTCGGCAGCAAGAGCCCTACCTTTCTTCAACCTAATGAGAAAGGGAATGACGTTCGAATGGACCCCAGCGTGCGAagaggcattcaaccacttcaaggagATCTTAGCGGCACCACCAGTTCTCGGGAAACCCCGGGCCGGAGAACCGCTCTATCTCTACCTATCAGTAACCGAGGAAGCGCTTGCCGCAGTGCTCGTTAGAGAAGAGGGGAAGACCCAACAACCCGTTTACTTCGTGAGCAGGGTTTTCCAAGGACCAGAGCTGAGGTACAGCAAGCTGGAAAAGCTGGCGCTGGCACTCCTAATCTCCTCCCGAAGGTTAAGACAATACTTCCAGAGCCATCGTATAGTCGTGAGGACGGATCAGGCGATTCGCCAAGTACTACAAAAACCTGACTTGGCTGGTAGGATGATGACCTAG